In Leptospira sp. WS58.C1, a single genomic region encodes these proteins:
- a CDS encoding acyl-CoA dehydrogenase family protein yields the protein MNHPLRLAENPGLSSYDLTGYKGNRGKNFYEEDKVLQRVVERYSSDYKPDHKKAMLDHLKGYGELVGGILDELTEASHKEGKYGEVVKYDRTGNRIDQIVYSHEQKLSRKISYDYGIVNLDFHDEWKFPFTDLHRQALTYLANQNGEGGVTCPLAMTEGMIRVLQGIGTEEQKKKYLPLVAGKGSFSHFMAGQYVTERVGGSNVGANRTIARKGENGKWILNGEKWFCSNPGDLWVTTAKIEDTETVGLFLVPRIKDNGELNGHHILRKKDIIGSKGKLTVEIVYEDLEAEALGRPAHGIANLIRYVIRTSRVHVGLAASGMSRRAFMEAREYSRYRTAYGKKIQDFPAYSRELAEMRILYAALVMPIFRGIDWTQKGVLAEQISTPLMKYRSSSLSSQITHRAIMALGGSGIIGDYTCLPRLHNDCIINETWEGTHLIITDHALGAMNRAKIRDSFVSELKKNFDSAKKYPELKEISQLGEDLLSDWNKSIEEKPREWKETYRVDLSDQAYGALVLSEFLEQAVFDRVSGSKRSRFDSFAKGFGAFLFRTLPKTSGDYESFRLNQEEVDEIVNW from the coding sequence ATGAATCATCCATTACGCTTAGCCGAAAACCCAGGTTTATCTTCTTACGACTTAACCGGTTATAAGGGAAATAGAGGTAAAAATTTTTATGAAGAGGACAAGGTCCTCCAGAGAGTGGTGGAAAGGTACTCTTCCGATTATAAACCGGATCATAAAAAAGCGATGTTGGACCATCTCAAGGGTTATGGAGAATTGGTCGGGGGTATTTTAGACGAACTCACGGAAGCCTCTCATAAGGAAGGTAAATACGGAGAAGTAGTCAAATACGATCGAACGGGAAATCGTATAGACCAGATCGTTTATTCCCACGAACAAAAACTTTCCAGAAAGATCTCTTACGATTACGGAATTGTTAATTTAGATTTTCATGATGAATGGAAGTTTCCTTTTACGGATCTTCATAGACAGGCTTTAACTTATCTAGCCAACCAGAATGGAGAAGGTGGAGTAACCTGTCCTTTGGCTATGACCGAAGGTATGATCCGAGTTCTACAAGGGATCGGAACGGAAGAACAGAAAAAGAAATATCTTCCATTGGTGGCAGGAAAAGGTTCCTTCTCCCATTTTATGGCGGGACAGTATGTGACCGAAAGAGTTGGAGGCAGTAACGTAGGCGCCAACCGCACGATCGCACGCAAGGGTGAGAATGGGAAATGGATCCTGAACGGAGAAAAATGGTTTTGCTCCAATCCGGGAGATCTTTGGGTCACCACGGCGAAGATAGAAGATACCGAAACGGTAGGGTTATTCCTGGTTCCTCGTATAAAGGATAACGGAGAACTGAATGGACATCATATATTAAGAAAAAAAGATATTATTGGTTCTAAAGGAAAACTCACCGTAGAGATCGTTTACGAGGATCTAGAAGCCGAAGCCTTGGGAAGGCCTGCACACGGGATCGCAAACCTGATCCGTTACGTGATCCGGACTTCACGGGTCCATGTAGGTCTTGCCGCTTCCGGAATGTCCAGAAGGGCTTTCATGGAAGCCAGAGAATATTCTCGATATAGAACTGCTTACGGAAAGAAGATCCAGGATTTTCCTGCATATTCCAGAGAACTTGCAGAGATGAGGATCTTGTATGCTGCTTTGGTTATGCCGATTTTCCGCGGGATAGATTGGACCCAAAAAGGGGTTTTAGCGGAACAGATCTCCACTCCTCTGATGAAGTATAGATCATCTTCCCTCTCTTCTCAGATCACTCATAGAGCGATTATGGCTCTGGGCGGTTCCGGCATTATCGGGGATTACACTTGTTTGCCAAGACTTCATAATGATTGTATTATCAACGAGACCTGGGAAGGAACCCACTTGATCATTACGGATCATGCGCTTGGCGCTATGAATCGGGCAAAGATCAGAGATTCTTTCGTTTCGGAATTGAAGAAGAATTTCGACTCTGCTAAAAAATATCCCGAGCTAAAAGAGATCTCTCAGTTAGGAGAGGATCTCCTATCGGATTGGAATAAGAGTATAGAGGAAAAACCAAGAGAATGGAAGGAAACGTATAGAGTGGATCTTTCCGATCAGGCTTATGGCGCTTTGGTTCTTTCCGAGTTTTTGGAGCAGGCGGTGTTTGATCGAGTATCCGGTTCTAAAAGATCCAGATTCGATTCTTTTGCAAAAGGATTCGGTGCGTTCTTATTTCGGACTCTTCCTAAAACTTCGGGAGACTATGAGTCTTTCCGTTTAAATCAAGAAGAAGTAGATGAGATTGTGAATTGGTAA
- a CDS encoding bifunctional uridylyltransferase/uridylyl-removing protein GlnD, protein MPLELDISYSFQRLLEKSRAVASGRLVSRQLTFIIDSFLRTRFEKSSGILKKGEEVAVIALGGYGRMEMAPHSDVDILYLHNGVPDSKLSEIISSINTYLYDSGKEVGHTCRTIKESFRYLDDMSSFHAILDSRFLTGSKELFKKYQEEFLAKLPPKFATRYNQAKEEQLSERFLREGRPILLSEPNLKTDLCGLRDIQYLYWTEKSRSPIRSLGGLAVLPFFQSGEVQALEEAYDFLIRVRTALHILTGRKHDRLDLNLQPEVAEYLGFGKKEDMQTIEKFMNTLYSHQKNIFFIVRIYLDSLLAAQKKEEAQNFEYEGIRFLKIGNTIFPPNEGNLFADPHTLYKDLLLTFRMFQETGLEVSGGLLSEIRFASHFLDDDFRYSAEVNGEFIRILQNKKDRGRILKLMHECQVLGALLPEFGACTNFPLFSYHHEFTVDEHTLLILHELDRLDKGEFEDREILEVYGECDKTEILALAILLHDAGKVKEGDHSEYGAELAVSVGSRLGLSEEDTDLFRFLVEKHILMSELSSKRDISDKILIRNFVRTVSNPDRLKLLYILTIIDTKSVGTNVLTNWKKAILSELYKNSINFFLTNRTDHEDAHGEEERIALAKDLVAYLTEKEGQDPKIAKTIASFAYSVIPVSFLKTVSNRKILKYFKSITSLSQDLNSDLLLDLEQDPAFVTVEVVSRNIPEILLDLCCSVSSEGLNLVGMQSYTFEEFQIHILQVTDSQGSGNISSERLSRMEGKLRLMASGELQRDSIAFERTEWNPRKTIPESIVNRSVRFSNEDVTDTTIMEVRMPDMVGLVYRILRKVFDFGLKVSHLRVSTSADYAYDSFYLQTKDGEQVKDAELLKSLEDKILIIQPVERMTGELVF, encoded by the coding sequence TTGCCTTTAGAATTAGACATCTCCTATAGTTTTCAAAGGCTTTTGGAAAAAAGTAGGGCGGTCGCTTCCGGTCGCTTGGTCTCTCGTCAGCTCACATTTATTATAGATTCCTTTTTGAGGACCAGGTTTGAAAAGTCTTCCGGCATTTTAAAAAAAGGGGAAGAAGTCGCGGTTATCGCCCTAGGCGGATATGGCCGCATGGAAATGGCGCCTCATTCGGACGTAGATATATTATATTTACATAATGGAGTTCCGGATTCCAAACTATCGGAGATTATCTCGTCCATTAATACGTACCTTTACGATTCCGGAAAAGAAGTAGGGCATACATGCAGGACCATCAAAGAATCGTTTCGTTATTTGGATGATATGTCCAGTTTTCATGCGATTTTAGACAGTCGTTTCCTGACAGGCTCCAAGGAATTATTCAAAAAATACCAGGAAGAATTTTTGGCGAAACTTCCTCCAAAGTTTGCAACCAGATACAACCAGGCTAAAGAGGAGCAACTTTCGGAAAGGTTCTTAAGAGAAGGAAGACCTATTCTTCTTTCGGAACCGAATTTAAAAACGGATCTCTGCGGGTTGAGGGATATCCAATATTTGTACTGGACCGAAAAATCCAGAAGCCCGATCCGTTCTTTGGGCGGACTTGCAGTTCTGCCCTTTTTTCAAAGTGGAGAAGTCCAGGCCCTAGAAGAAGCTTACGATTTTTTGATCCGCGTCCGGACAGCGCTTCATATTCTTACAGGCAGAAAACATGATCGTTTGGATCTGAATCTTCAACCTGAAGTGGCTGAGTATCTTGGCTTCGGTAAAAAAGAAGATATGCAAACTATAGAGAAGTTTATGAACACTCTCTATAGCCATCAGAAGAATATATTTTTTATCGTTCGTATCTATTTGGATTCTTTGTTAGCGGCTCAAAAAAAAGAAGAGGCCCAAAATTTCGAATATGAAGGGATCCGATTCTTGAAGATTGGGAATACGATCTTTCCTCCTAACGAAGGAAATTTATTCGCGGATCCTCATACATTATACAAGGATCTTTTACTAACCTTCAGAATGTTCCAAGAAACGGGTTTAGAGGTTTCCGGCGGATTACTCAGCGAGATCAGATTCGCTTCTCACTTTTTGGACGACGACTTCAGATATTCTGCGGAAGTGAACGGGGAATTTATCCGAATTCTACAGAATAAAAAAGATAGAGGAAGGATATTAAAGTTAATGCATGAATGCCAGGTGCTCGGAGCGCTTTTGCCTGAGTTTGGTGCATGTACGAATTTTCCTTTGTTTAGTTATCATCATGAGTTCACTGTGGATGAACATACCCTTTTGATCCTACATGAATTGGATCGTTTGGATAAGGGAGAGTTCGAAGACAGAGAGATCCTCGAAGTTTACGGAGAATGTGATAAGACCGAAATTTTGGCTTTGGCAATTCTTCTTCATGATGCCGGAAAAGTGAAAGAAGGCGATCATTCGGAATACGGTGCGGAACTTGCCGTTTCTGTCGGATCTCGTTTAGGTCTATCGGAAGAAGATACGGATCTATTCCGTTTCCTGGTAGAAAAACATATCCTGATGTCGGAACTTTCTTCTAAGAGAGATATTTCGGATAAGATCTTGATACGTAACTTTGTGAGAACTGTTTCTAACCCGGACAGACTCAAACTTTTATATATTCTGACCATTATCGATACCAAGTCAGTCGGTACGAATGTTCTTACGAATTGGAAAAAAGCCATCTTAAGCGAACTTTATAAAAATTCCATAAACTTCTTCCTTACAAATCGAACAGACCATGAGGATGCTCATGGTGAAGAAGAACGGATCGCACTTGCAAAAGACTTAGTTGCATATTTAACCGAAAAAGAAGGACAAGATCCTAAGATCGCCAAAACGATCGCTTCTTTTGCGTATTCGGTTATCCCGGTAAGTTTTTTGAAAACAGTGTCGAATAGAAAAATATTAAAATATTTTAAATCGATTACTTCTCTGAGCCAGGACCTTAACTCCGATCTACTCTTGGACTTGGAACAAGACCCTGCTTTCGTAACTGTTGAAGTAGTAAGTCGAAATATTCCCGAGATCTTATTGGATCTTTGTTGTTCCGTTTCTTCCGAAGGATTAAATCTGGTTGGGATGCAGAGTTATACTTTCGAAGAATTCCAGATCCATATTCTTCAAGTAACGGATTCTCAAGGGAGCGGTAATATTTCTTCCGAAAGACTTTCCAGGATGGAAGGCAAACTTAGACTGATGGCTTCCGGAGAATTACAAAGAGACAGTATCGCTTTCGAAAGAACGGAGTGGAATCCACGTAAGACGATCCCGGAAAGTATCGTCAATCGTTCCGTTCGTTTTTCCAACGAAGATGTTACGGATACCACCATTATGGAAGTCCGTATGCCTGATATGGTAGGCTTAGTGTATCGGATATTACGAAAAGTATTCGATTTCGGTTTAAAAGTTTCTCATTTGAGGGTCTCGACTTCTGCGGACTATGCTTATGACTCATTCTATCTCCAGACCAAGGACGGAGAACAGGTAAAAGATGCAGAATTGTTAAAATCCTTGGAAGATAAGATCTTGATAATCCAGCCGGTGGAAAGGATGACAGGGGAACTCGTTTTTTAA
- a CDS encoding ethanolamine ammonia-lyase subunit EutB, whose product MAYKTVLGRRSYTFPDLKTLLAKASPLRSGDQLAGIAASTQEERVAAQMALADLPLSEFLNIELIPGETDEVTRLIFESHNSSAFSKISSLTVGEFRDFLLKENTDSDLISQIRDGITPEMAAAVSKLMSNQDLILVSKKFPVVTKFRNTIGLPGRLSARLQPNHPTDDPKGIAASILDGLLLGSGDAVIGINPATDNVPTVIALLKMLDSIIQKYSIPTQSCVLCHVTTSMKAMEEGAPLDLVFQSIGGSEALNKSFGVNLSILEESRQMALELNRGTIGKNVMYFETGQGSGLSAGAHFGIDQQTLEARAYAVAKKFDPLLVNTVVGFIGPEYLYNGKQILRAGLEDHFCGKLLGLPMGVDVCYTNHADADQDDMDTLLTLLGAAGCNYIMGVPGADDVMLSYQSTSFHDALYLRQVFGLRPAPEFESWLLEKGLFETTKQFLPKENPGKLLLEEILEDKAG is encoded by the coding sequence ATGGCTTATAAAACCGTTCTTGGTAGGAGGTCTTACACATTTCCTGACTTAAAAACATTATTAGCGAAGGCGAGCCCGCTTCGTTCGGGAGACCAATTGGCAGGGATCGCAGCTTCCACTCAGGAAGAAAGGGTGGCCGCCCAAATGGCTTTGGCAGATCTGCCTTTATCAGAATTTTTGAATATAGAATTGATCCCTGGAGAAACGGACGAAGTGACTCGGCTCATTTTCGAATCGCATAATAGTTCGGCTTTTTCTAAAATTTCTTCCTTAACAGTGGGAGAATTTCGCGACTTTCTGTTAAAGGAAAATACGGACTCGGACCTGATTTCCCAGATCCGAGACGGGATCACTCCGGAGATGGCTGCCGCTGTTTCCAAGTTAATGTCCAACCAGGATCTGATCTTGGTTTCTAAAAAATTTCCCGTGGTGACCAAGTTCCGAAACACGATAGGACTTCCTGGAAGGTTGTCCGCACGTTTGCAACCCAATCATCCCACGGACGATCCTAAAGGAATTGCTGCGAGTATATTGGACGGACTCCTTTTGGGAAGCGGGGATGCAGTGATCGGTATCAACCCGGCGACGGACAATGTTCCGACAGTGATTGCACTTTTGAAAATGTTGGATTCTATCATTCAAAAATATTCTATACCTACCCAGTCTTGTGTTCTCTGTCATGTGACCACTTCTATGAAAGCGATGGAAGAAGGTGCTCCTCTCGATCTTGTATTCCAATCCATCGGAGGAAGCGAAGCTTTGAACAAAAGTTTCGGGGTGAATTTAAGTATTTTGGAAGAATCTAGACAGATGGCTTTGGAACTGAACAGAGGTACAATCGGAAAAAACGTAATGTATTTCGAAACGGGACAGGGAAGTGGATTGTCTGCGGGAGCACATTTTGGTATAGACCAACAAACCTTAGAGGCAAGAGCGTATGCGGTCGCAAAAAAATTCGATCCATTACTTGTGAATACTGTGGTAGGTTTTATCGGACCGGAATATCTATATAACGGAAAACAAATATTAAGGGCTGGATTAGAAGATCATTTTTGTGGAAAACTTTTAGGTCTTCCTATGGGCGTGGATGTTTGTTACACCAATCATGCGGATGCGGACCAGGATGATATGGATACATTACTTACATTACTTGGAGCCGCCGGATGTAATTATATTATGGGGGTTCCCGGTGCGGACGATGTGATGTTGTCTTACCAAAGTACTTCTTTTCATGACGCTTTGTATTTGCGTCAGGTTTTTGGACTCAGGCCAGCCCCTGAATTCGAATCTTGGCTTTTGGAGAAAGGGTTATTCGAAACAACGAAACAATTTTTGCCAAAAGAGAATCCAGGCAAACTTTTACTTGAAGAAATATTAGAGGATAAGGCCGGATGA
- a CDS encoding TerB family tellurite resistance protein, with amino-acid sequence MERVSSLASKVLPGHEFYEKFQKSLDRESEIFQLKMNYAKVLVSLWSYSCHADGVFHRKEGNLVGQMVKAMFDKDCIFDHHQDQKAEIIEELSEVFESPLPIKMITDFAEGNPVLAANFYEDAVCIVTSDGKFTDREKEFLEDLAKELEISSMDKKNIDNKYTDGDED; translated from the coding sequence ATGGAAAGGGTTTCATCCTTGGCTAGTAAAGTTCTGCCGGGTCATGAGTTTTACGAAAAATTTCAGAAAAGTCTGGATAGAGAGTCCGAGATTTTTCAACTCAAGATGAATTACGCCAAAGTGTTAGTCAGTCTTTGGTCTTATTCTTGTCATGCAGACGGAGTCTTTCATAGAAAAGAAGGAAACCTAGTCGGACAAATGGTAAAAGCTATGTTCGATAAGGATTGTATCTTTGATCATCATCAAGACCAAAAGGCCGAGATCATAGAAGAATTATCCGAAGTGTTCGAATCTCCACTTCCGATTAAGATGATCACTGATTTTGCGGAAGGAAATCCGGTCTTAGCCGCGAATTTTTACGAAGATGCAGTATGTATCGTAACGAGTGACGGCAAATTTACGGATAGAGAAAAGGAATTTTTAGAAGATCTGGCCAAGGAGTTGGAAATTTCTTCCATGGATAAGAAAAACATAGATAATAAATATACGGACGGCGACGAGGACTGA
- the metG gene encoding methionine--tRNA ligase, with the protein MSSETKRKILVTSALPYANGPIHLGHVLEAIQTDIYVRYQKSIGNECYFFCADDTHGTPIMLAARKEGISPEELIDRVRAEHYRDLSGFLVGYDNYYTTNSEENRILSEEIYLSLKGKGHISEREIEQAYCDTDKMFLPDRFIKGTCPNCGTQDQYGDSCENCGATYSPKDLKDSHCSLCGNPPVSRNSKHIFFKLGDFEKYLSDWVEKDSHVADGVRKKLKEWFETGLQDWDISRDGPYFGFKIPGETEKYFYVWLDAPIGYMASSLNHFKGDRKKFDSFWKDEKAEISHFIGKDILYFHTLFWPATLEGSGYRSPTQVHVHGFITVNGEKMSKSRGTFIKAEGYLKHLDPEHLRFYLAGKLGQGMDDLDLSFDDYTAKVNSDFVGNFVNLVSRVATSILDKLDRTLGSLDAEGKKVLDELRSSESKIKEWYETRNYTRVMKECSRLGDIANKYVNDLAPWIQIKSDAEAARKTVTVALNAARILSIYLYPVLPKSGEKVYKILGLNKKPEFADLSSDLEKTKVSAYEMITKRVEEKSIQTMLEENALETKSVPPATPSAPTKAEGILEISIEDLSKVDLRVGKIIEAGPVEGADKLVQVKLDLGPLGTKNVFAGIKAAYQPQDLIGLTIVAVANLKPRKMKFGVSEAMLLASGEGDRLSLFVPHRGANPGDKLK; encoded by the coding sequence GTGAGTTCCGAAACAAAACGAAAGATCCTAGTTACTTCCGCTTTGCCTTACGCGAATGGTCCCATTCATTTGGGCCATGTTCTGGAAGCGATCCAGACTGATATTTATGTTCGTTATCAAAAATCTATAGGCAATGAGTGCTATTTTTTCTGCGCGGACGATACCCATGGCACACCCATCATGCTTGCTGCAAGAAAAGAAGGGATTAGCCCGGAAGAATTGATTGACCGAGTCAGAGCGGAACATTACCGGGATCTCTCCGGCTTTTTAGTGGGATACGATAATTATTATACCACTAACTCGGAAGAAAATCGAATCCTTTCCGAGGAAATTTATCTTTCTTTGAAGGGAAAGGGGCATATATCGGAAAGAGAGATCGAGCAGGCCTATTGTGATACCGATAAGATGTTCCTTCCTGATCGTTTTATCAAGGGGACTTGTCCGAATTGTGGGACCCAGGATCAATACGGAGATAGCTGCGAGAATTGCGGAGCAACTTATTCTCCTAAGGATCTAAAAGATTCTCATTGCTCCTTATGCGGTAACCCACCCGTTAGTCGAAATTCTAAACATATCTTTTTTAAGTTGGGTGATTTCGAAAAATATCTTTCCGACTGGGTCGAAAAGGATTCCCACGTTGCGGACGGTGTTCGTAAAAAACTGAAAGAATGGTTCGAGACGGGGCTTCAGGATTGGGATATTTCTCGTGACGGGCCTTATTTCGGTTTTAAGATCCCCGGCGAGACCGAAAAATATTTTTATGTTTGGTTAGATGCTCCTATCGGCTATATGGCTTCCAGTTTGAATCATTTCAAGGGGGATCGTAAAAAATTCGATTCCTTCTGGAAAGACGAGAAGGCGGAGATCTCCCATTTTATCGGAAAAGATATATTATATTTTCATACTTTATTTTGGCCTGCTACCTTAGAAGGAAGCGGATATCGTTCTCCTACTCAGGTCCATGTCCACGGTTTTATAACCGTGAACGGAGAAAAGATGTCCAAGTCCAGAGGCACTTTCATCAAGGCGGAAGGTTACCTAAAACATTTGGATCCGGAACATCTTCGCTTCTATTTGGCTGGGAAACTCGGGCAAGGAATGGACGACCTGGATCTTTCTTTCGACGATTATACTGCGAAGGTAAATTCGGACTTTGTAGGGAATTTTGTAAACCTGGTTTCCAGGGTAGCTACTTCTATATTAGATAAACTTGATAGAACTTTGGGTAGTTTGGATGCGGAAGGAAAGAAGGTCTTGGACGAACTTAGAAGCTCCGAATCCAAGATCAAAGAATGGTATGAAACCAGAAATTATACCAGAGTAATGAAGGAATGTTCTCGTTTAGGGGATATTGCGAATAAATACGTAAACGATCTTGCCCCATGGATCCAGATTAAATCGGATGCGGAAGCTGCTCGAAAAACGGTAACCGTCGCTTTGAATGCAGCCAGAATTCTTTCCATTTATCTGTATCCTGTTCTTCCTAAATCAGGGGAGAAGGTGTATAAAATTTTAGGTTTAAATAAAAAGCCCGAGTTTGCGGATCTTTCTTCCGATCTGGAAAAAACAAAAGTATCCGCTTACGAAATGATCACCAAACGTGTAGAGGAAAAATCGATTCAAACCATGTTAGAAGAAAACGCTTTGGAAACTAAATCCGTTCCACCTGCAACTCCGTCCGCTCCTACTAAGGCAGAAGGAATTTTGGAAATTTCTATCGAGGATCTAAGCAAGGTAGATCTGAGAGTCGGTAAAATTATAGAGGCCGGTCCTGTGGAAGGTGCGGATAAATTAGTCCAAGTAAAATTGGATCTGGGTCCTCTTGGAACTAAGAACGTTTTTGCAGGTATTAAAGCCGCTTATCAACCTCAGGATCTGATAGGGTTGACGATTGTTGCGGTTGCCAACTTGAAACCTAGAAAGATGAAGTTCGGGGTTTCGGAAGCTATGCTTTTGGCTTCCGGTGAAGGCGATAGACTCAGTCTTTTTGTGCCTCATAGAGGTGCTAACCCTGGCGATAAATTGAAGTAA
- the eutC gene encoding ethanolamine ammonia-lyase subunit EutC, with translation MNPKEFWKSLTSARIGIGRSGGSIPTSELLKFRLDHARARDAVLEEPDFDTIYIGLEKIFQPLGIETIGVESLAKSREEYLLRPDLGRRLSGPSRSRLESKKGNCDLALIGIDGLSARAIDSNLIPFLQVLVPILSEQKYKIAPFVLGKFGRVAIGDEIGEILGAKAVVLLIGERPGLSSADSLGMYLTFDPKLGKTDESRNCISNIRPDGLDFYKASLKTAYLLSESLKRGISGVDLKDEMAPDFLDSSSKDSISNRLSL, from the coding sequence ATGAATCCTAAAGAATTTTGGAAAAGTTTAACTTCCGCTAGGATTGGGATCGGAAGGTCGGGAGGTTCTATCCCTACTTCTGAACTTCTAAAATTCAGATTGGATCATGCAAGAGCAAGAGACGCAGTTTTAGAAGAACCGGATTTTGATACGATCTATATCGGCCTTGAAAAAATTTTCCAACCATTAGGGATCGAGACTATTGGTGTAGAAAGTTTAGCAAAAAGCAGAGAAGAATATTTACTGAGACCGGATTTGGGCCGTAGGCTCTCGGGACCTTCCCGGTCTAGATTAGAATCCAAAAAAGGAAACTGCGATCTTGCGTTGATAGGTATAGACGGACTTTCTGCGAGAGCTATCGATTCGAATTTGATACCATTCTTACAAGTTTTGGTGCCGATCTTATCCGAGCAAAAATACAAGATCGCTCCGTTCGTTTTAGGAAAGTTTGGAAGGGTTGCCATCGGAGACGAGATCGGAGAAATATTGGGGGCCAAAGCGGTTGTATTGCTGATAGGAGAACGACCGGGACTTTCTTCCGCAGATAGTTTAGGAATGTATCTGACCTTTGATCCTAAGTTAGGCAAAACAGACGAAAGCCGAAATTGTATTTCGAATATACGACCCGACGGCTTAGATTTTTACAAAGCATCCTTAAAAACGGCTTATTTACTTTCCGAATCTCTCAAACGGGGTATATCCGGAGTGGATCTAAAGGATGAAATGGCTCCGGATTTCTTGGATTCTTCTTCCAAAGATAGTATTTCAAATAGATTGAGTTTATAA
- a CDS encoding alpha-glucosidase, which produces MDSGSRSTVTSKRKKETAASVRLMKKPNSPRRGKKIDADWWKNAVVYQIYPRSFHDTNGDGIGDLEGIIQKLDYLNDGTPNSLGIDAIWLSPIYPSPMYDFGYDISDYESIDPVFGDLDTFKRLLKEAHKRKIRIIMDLVANHTSHQHPWFLESRSSKDNPKRDWYIWKDPVDGKPPNNWMGTFGGRAWTLDKTTGQYYYHSFLAEQPDLNWRNPEVKKAIFSMVKNWLDLGVDGFRLDVVNLFIKDSELRSNPRKRWIARPFDQQNHIYDRDRPEMHDILKDLRKLLDSYGDRMSVGEVMMEPPGTSALPASYYGAKGDELHLAFNFAFFYTPWKAEKFRDVIKEWEKYLRDKGWPNYTLSNHDFRRHITRYSKGKETTARAKIAALMLLTLRGTPFLYYGEELGMMDERVPKNRIQDPVGIRYWPVYPSRDNCRLPMCWSGDVNGGFSKGEPWLPVFSKYESVNVETQSRSIDSLLNFYKKLIWLRKGNEILKKGSLALDYDSPPGVLQYTREFEKKKCLIILNFENESKKIVANANRTAQILISTHRKPEKMEIPVVFEIAPYEGLVLEY; this is translated from the coding sequence ATGGATTCGGGTAGTCGTTCCACAGTCACTTCTAAAAGAAAAAAAGAAACCGCGGCATCTGTTAGGTTGATGAAAAAACCTAATTCTCCACGCCGGGGCAAAAAAATAGACGCCGACTGGTGGAAGAACGCGGTAGTTTATCAGATCTATCCTAGAAGTTTTCATGATACAAACGGGGACGGAATCGGCGACTTAGAAGGTATCATCCAAAAACTGGATTATCTAAATGATGGGACTCCGAATTCTCTGGGTATCGATGCCATCTGGCTTTCTCCTATCTATCCTTCTCCAATGTATGATTTCGGATACGATATTTCGGATTACGAAAGTATCGATCCAGTGTTCGGCGACTTAGACACCTTCAAACGTTTATTAAAAGAAGCTCATAAACGGAAAATCAGGATCATTATGGACCTGGTTGCGAACCACACTTCGCATCAACATCCTTGGTTTTTAGAATCCAGATCTTCCAAAGACAATCCTAAAAGAGATTGGTATATTTGGAAGGACCCAGTGGATGGAAAACCTCCTAATAATTGGATGGGCACTTTCGGGGGAAGGGCTTGGACCTTGGACAAAACCACAGGTCAATATTATTATCATTCCTTTTTAGCGGAACAACCCGACCTGAATTGGAGAAATCCTGAGGTTAAAAAAGCGATCTTCTCTATGGTCAAAAATTGGCTGGATCTCGGGGTGGACGGTTTCCGTTTGGATGTTGTGAATCTATTCATTAAGGATTCGGAATTAAGAAGTAATCCTCGTAAAAGATGGATCGCAAGACCTTTCGATCAGCAAAACCATATTTACGATCGTGATCGTCCTGAAATGCACGACATTCTGAAAGACCTCAGAAAACTTTTGGATTCGTACGGAGATAGAATGTCCGTAGGTGAAGTGATGATGGAACCTCCCGGTACAAGCGCACTCCCCGCTTCTTATTACGGAGCGAAGGGGGACGAACTTCATCTGGCATTCAACTTTGCTTTCTTTTACACACCTTGGAAGGCCGAAAAATTCAGGGATGTGATCAAAGAATGGGAGAAGTATCTCCGAGATAAGGGATGGCCGAATTATACATTAAGTAATCATGATTTCCGCAGACATATCACCAGATATTCAAAGGGAAAAGAGACGACCGCTAGAGCTAAGATAGCCGCTCTAATGCTTTTGACCCTGAGAGGAACTCCTTTCTTATATTACGGGGAAGAACTGGGAATGATGGACGAACGAGTCCCTAAAAATCGCATCCAAGATCCGGTAGGGATCAGATACTGGCCTGTTTATCCGAGCCGAGACAACTGTAGACTCCCGATGTGTTGGTCCGGAGATGTGAACGGAGGCTTTAGCAAGGGTGAACCTTGGCTTCCCGTTTTTTCCAAATACGAATCCGTAAATGTGGAAACCCAATCCAGATCCATCGATAGTTTATTAAATTTTTATAAAAAGTTAATATGGCTAAGAAAAGGGAACGAGATCCTGAAAAAAGGGTCACTCGCCTTGGATTACGATTCTCCTCCTGGAGTTCTGCAATACACCAGAGAGTTCGAAAAGAAAAAATGCCTGATTATTTTGAACTTTGAGAATGAGTCCAAAAAGATCGTAGCAAATGCGAACCGCACCGCTCAGATACTTATCTCCACGCATAGAAAACCGGAGAAGATGGAAATTCCGGTGGTATTCGAGATCGCACCTTATGAAGGTTTGGTTTTAGAATATTAA